A DNA window from Candidatus Neomarinimicrobiota bacterium contains the following coding sequences:
- a CDS encoding TetR/AcrR family transcriptional regulator, whose protein sequence is MPHRILSEVQLPDFQDRPKKEGDILRTAEDLFMQFGYDRVTVEEICREAGVSKVTFYKYFKNKFCVLDEYMTVRLELGMEVFNKIRTADASLQEKMTALIAMKESAVSHFTPIFYKSLLSGDELVQGFMQEWIAQSMNAMRSFLEDGQNSGEIYPGYSVDFLLHIWTVVAADARSEAMMAMYQDDMVKLSQDFMNFLFFGTTGPPPED, encoded by the coding sequence ATGCCACATCGAATACTATCAGAGGTTCAATTACCAGACTTTCAGGATCGACCAAAAAAGGAGGGGGACATTCTCCGTACGGCCGAAGACCTCTTCATGCAGTTTGGATATGATCGGGTGACTGTTGAGGAGATTTGTCGTGAGGCAGGCGTTTCAAAGGTAACCTTCTATAAATATTTCAAGAATAAATTTTGCGTATTAGACGAGTATATGACTGTTCGTCTGGAATTAGGGATGGAAGTCTTCAACAAAATCCGGACAGCTGATGCTAGTCTCCAGGAAAAGATGACAGCATTAATTGCCATGAAGGAATCTGCAGTGAGTCATTTCACACCAATCTTCTATAAAAGTTTGTTGAGTGGAGATGAATTGGTCCAGGGTTTTATGCAGGAGTGGATTGCTCAAAGTATGAATGCCATGCGTAGTTTTTTAGAGGACGGTCAGAATAGTGGTGAGATTTATCCTGGCTATTCCGTGGATTTTTTGCTTCATATCTGGACAGTGGTTGCCGCAGATGCCAGATCTGAAGCCATGATGGCCATGTATCAGGATGATATGGTCAAGCTGTCACAAGATTTCATGAATTTCTTATTCTTTGGAACCACAGGACCTCCGCCAGAGGATTAA
- a CDS encoding carbamoyltransferase, producing the protein MNILGISAFYHDSAACLIIDGRIISAAQEERFTRKKHDHGFPTNAIEYCLKEAGIEPQDLDYVAFYDKPFQKFDRLLSTYLTYAPLGFASFLKAMPLWLKQKLWIKDFIADELKFEGKIIFPEHHQSHAASAFFPSPFQDAAFLTVDGVGEWTTSSYGVGENNKIDIMGELHFPHSLGLLYSAFTYFTGFRVNSGEYKLMGLAPYGNPVYVDIIKEKLIDLKDDGSFKMNMQYFNFAAGLTMTNRKFATLFGGPPRKPESEITQREMDIARSIQEISEEILLKMVNHVYNQTNKSNLVLAGGVALNCVGNGRILREGPFENIWIQPAAGDAGGALGAALFTWHQYLNQAREPQSKRDRQRGSYLGPDFSDIEIKAYLDSKQIPYHHFKDSELFSSVAQLIADEKVIGWFQGRMEFGPRALGNRSIIGDARSPEMQSTMNLKIKYRESFRPFAPSILSEKVADVFDLEQESPYMLLVAQVKKELWLDMDKDRSGLSMINSPRSTVPAITHVDQSARIQTVNLQDNPRYHALISSFYELTGSPVIINTSFNVRGEPIVCTPEEAFTCFMRTEMDHLVLGNYILNKTEQTALSADVDWKKQYELD; encoded by the coding sequence ATGAATATTTTAGGCATATCAGCCTTTTACCACGACAGTGCAGCCTGTCTTATCATAGACGGCAGGATCATTTCAGCTGCCCAGGAAGAACGCTTTACCCGCAAGAAGCATGATCATGGCTTCCCTACCAATGCCATTGAGTATTGCCTGAAAGAAGCTGGCATTGAGCCACAAGATTTGGACTATGTTGCCTTCTACGATAAACCATTTCAAAAATTTGATCGTCTACTCAGCACCTATCTGACTTACGCTCCCCTGGGGTTCGCCTCCTTTCTCAAAGCCATGCCCCTATGGCTAAAACAAAAGCTGTGGATCAAGGATTTTATCGCAGATGAACTGAAATTTGAGGGAAAGATCATTTTTCCCGAACACCACCAATCTCATGCAGCCTCGGCATTTTTCCCCTCCCCTTTTCAGGATGCTGCGTTTCTTACTGTAGATGGCGTGGGAGAATGGACAACCTCCAGTTATGGCGTTGGTGAGAATAATAAGATCGACATCATGGGAGAATTGCACTTTCCCCATTCCCTGGGGTTGCTGTATTCAGCTTTTACCTATTTTACGGGATTCAGAGTTAATTCTGGTGAATACAAACTCATGGGTCTGGCACCTTATGGGAATCCTGTTTACGTCGATATCATCAAAGAGAAGCTTATCGACCTCAAAGATGATGGCTCATTCAAAATGAATATGCAGTATTTCAACTTTGCTGCCGGTTTGACCATGACCAACAGAAAATTCGCGACACTCTTTGGTGGACCTCCACGAAAACCAGAATCAGAAATCACTCAGCGGGAAATGGATATTGCCCGATCCATCCAGGAAATCAGCGAAGAAATACTACTGAAGATGGTCAACCACGTATATAACCAGACCAATAAATCTAATCTGGTCCTGGCCGGTGGCGTGGCCCTAAATTGTGTTGGAAATGGACGCATTTTAAGAGAAGGCCCCTTTGAAAATATCTGGATCCAGCCTGCCGCTGGTGATGCTGGTGGCGCTCTGGGAGCTGCCTTATTTACCTGGCATCAGTATCTTAACCAGGCCAGAGAACCACAATCCAAAAGGGATAGACAGAGGGGATCATATCTAGGACCAGACTTCTCTGACATAGAGATTAAAGCATATTTAGATTCCAAACAAATCCCATACCATCATTTTAAGGACAGCGAACTATTCAGTTCTGTCGCTCAACTCATTGCAGACGAGAAGGTCATTGGTTGGTTTCAAGGTCGCATGGAGTTTGGTCCCCGTGCCCTGGGGAATAGAAGTATCATCGGAGATGCTCGATCCCCTGAAATGCAATCGACCATGAACTTGAAGATTAAATATCGGGAGAGTTTCAGACCATTTGCACCAAGTATTCTCAGCGAAAAGGTAGCAGATGTATTTGATCTTGAACAGGAAAGTCCCTACATGCTCCTGGTGGCTCAGGTAAAAAAGGAGTTGTGGTTAGATATGGATAAGGACCGTTCCGGGTTGTCCATGATTAATTCTCCCAGATCAACGGTACCAGCCATAACACATGTTGACCAGTCCGCCCGAATACAGACCGTCAACCTCCAAGACAACCCCAGATATCATGCACTCATCAGCAGTTTTTACGAACTCACAGGAAGTCCTGTTATCATCAACACCTCCTTCAATGTCCGCGGGGAACCGATTGTCTGCACGCCTGAGGAAGCCTTCACCTGTTTCATGCGAACGGAAATGGATCATCTGGTCCTCGGGAATTATATACTTAATAAAACTGAGCAAACTGCCCTATCCGCCGATGTGGATTGGAAAAAGCAATATGAACTCGATTAG